The Oncorhynchus mykiss isolate Arlee chromosome 17, USDA_OmykA_1.1, whole genome shotgun sequence genomic interval gtaggctagttgagaacaagttctcatttgcaactgcgacctggccaagataaagcatagcagtgtgaacagacaacacagagttacacatggagtaaacaattaacaagtcaataacacagtagaaaaaaaggggagtctatatacattgtgtgcaaaaggcatgaggaggtaggcgaataattacaattttgcagaataacactggagtgataaatgatcagatgttTCTCTCGAAACAAGTGGATGATTTATCTTAAGGTTTCCCTTCAtgtatataaaaataataataatcattggATCTAAATGACCCAAAAAATGTATGAAACAGGAAATTTGTAGTTGATCGAGACTAATGGCAGCCAGAGAAATTGTTGAGAAAAATCTGTCACATTTTGTGGTTTTTGTGAGAATTACAGGGGATTTTCAGTTTTTAGCATTGTCAGTGTGTGAACCAACAGTCCCAAACATGGCGGCTGTAAATACTTCTTCATGATTTCTTCATTACCTGAAATATGATAACAGTAGATGTAGGGTGTATTACAAGAGATTAGGCTACTCATGAGTCATCCCAACACCATTGACAGTCCCTTATTATGTTCCTGATAGGGTCCTTCAGCTGCATCAGCTCATTTTTGCTAGAGCAGAAACACCAGCTTGAAGCTAGTCAACCTATAGTGACCACTGCAGACAGAGACTGTGCCATTGACACAGCTCAGTTCCTCCCTCCAAACAGAATGTCCTTGGTCCTCTCCCATCCATCTGGTGTATCACTTTTTAAATATAATGTTTTGGAGATCAATTTGTATGCACTTGACGTCAGGACCCCTCTCCAGTTTAGGGACTGGCTGAAATGGGATGCCAGGATattttcactgcctcagcatagaACTCAGACAGTACAGTGTTGATAGTGAAAATGGAGTGCACCAAATGACACAGCAGTTCTGGAGCTAGTGTCTGTCAGAGAGGGAGTGTCCTCATAACACAGCAGTTCTGGAGCTAGTGTCTGTCAGAGAGGGAGTGTCCTCATAACACAGCAGTTATTTAGCTAGTGTCTGTCAGAGAGGGAGTGTCCTCATAACACAGCAGTTCTGGAGCTAGTGTCTGTCAGAGAGGGAGTGTCCCCATAACACAGCAGTTCTGGAGCTAGTGTCTGTCAGAGAGGGAGTGTCCCCATAACACAGCAGTTCTGGAGCTAGTGTCTGTCAGAGAGGGAGTGTCCTCATAACACAGCAGTTCTGGAGCTAGTGTCTGTCAGAGAGGGAGTGTCCCCATAGCACAGCAGTTCTGGAGCTAGTGTCTGTCAGAGAGGGAGTGTCCTCATAACATTTATACGTGTTTCTCTTGGCAAACAGTATTTCAAGAAGATGTCTTTATCTGTATCCTGTAACTGTCTTTATCTGGGCTAGCCCTGTCTGCTTGTCTCTGGTGTGTCTCCACATTAACCCTGTATCTCCATACATAatgtgtcccttctctctctccgtagTGCCAGCAGCTTTGACCTTAGACCCCGTCACAGCCCACCAGAGACTCATCCTATCAGATGACTGCACCATTGTAGCCTATGGTAACCTGCACCCCCAGCCGCTGCAGGACTCCCTGCGACGCTTCGACGTGGAGGTGTCTGTGCTGGGGGCCGAGGGCTTCGGCTCCGGGGTGCACTACTGGGAGGTGATGGTGTCAGAGAAGACCCAGTGGATGATCGGCGTGGCCAACGAGACGGTCAGCCGCAAGGGCAGCATCCAGATCCAGCCCAGCCGTGGCTTCTACTGCATTGTCATGCACGACGGCAACCAGTACAGCGCCTGCACCGAGCCCTGGACCCGCCTCAACGTCAAGAGCAAGCTGGAGAAGGTGGGCGTGTACCTGGACTACCCCAAGGGTCTGCTGGTGTTCTACAATGCTGATGACATGTCCTGGCTGTACACCTACAGGGAGAAGACTTTCCCGGCCAAGCTCTGCCCCTACTTCAGCCCCGGGCAGAGCCACGCCAACGGCAAGAATGTCCAGCCGCTGAGAATCAACACCGTGCGTCTATAAGAGctacagacagtgtcactagaCAGATCAGATCACTCACCTCAACCCTAACCTGACAATAGGATGATGATGATATAACTACGATCCTAAAGACAACTAGTTTTAAAATGAAGGAATATGAGAAAAAGAACAGGGTGAATGACTATGGAATGTTTTTCTGTCTGGTTTGCGGGTGACAGGAAGTTTGTCTCCTCTTTTTGCCTGTCGGTGTGGGTCCTCACTATTCTCACCTGGGAAAGACTATTGGAACGCTGCTCCAGCAGCATCGCTCCAACTGAGCCCTGGTTAGCTTCTTCACTGGTGTAAGGAGAGACTGTCTGCATAATGTCATCCCACAATGGTTTAGTGGGGGATCTCTGTGTGCTGTTGCTGTCTGAGGACCACCTTGCACAAGCCCAAGGGCTCTGACACCCCTATGGTCCTTTTTCTTTGGCATAGCAGTTGTGAGTGAACGCCCGTCGTGGTGGCAGTGAGTGCTGTTCCATGTCCCTCCATGTACCTGTACCCTTTACTGATGAAAATGATGTCGCAGCTCTTGATTATTTTCCCTCGGGTCACACGTGCACTTTTCCATCGTTGACAATGTCAGTCAGTCCAAGACGTGCTGGAACGGCAGAATCATGTTCCGTGTGGTCTAGTGATCGTCACTGTAGTAGTGTTTGCTGTCCTCACCGCTCCCTCCTTTCCCCAGCGAGTCTGTTTGGTTTATTCACCTCCAGCACGCTAGTGCTCTACTCCAGCTGTACCTGTGGTTATTTATTCATTTAGTGTTAACACTCGTACATTCCTGATTCCatctccctgcctcctcccttcCATGACATCTCGTCATCGCATTGTAGGTGTCAGAGGTCAATATCAATAAATGAATCTTGACATCTGCTGATTTACACTTAGCCTATGGGGCAGAGACCACTTACGACTCGAGCAGCATGACGCTGCAATTAATGAGCTCTAGAATGTTTTTAATCAGTCATTCTGTCTCTttcatttttttcttcaaatATGTTGAAACTAGTAAATGCTATGGATACAATGGTTTTTAATATATTTATAGATTGTCTAAATAGTTTAATGACTTTAAGGATATACAAATGGCCAAGGAGAACAATATTACAGTACATTATTATACTGCCCTGGTCTGTTGGTATTCTTTTAACATCCATTTAGTTCTATAAGGCTGTTGCAGCGTAAACAGAATACACTGATATGTTTTGAGGCTCAGTTCATGTTGGCTCCTGCCCCATATGCCTCAAGTGCCCTGATTTAAGGCCAGTCCTGTAGATTGTTAAGGGACGAGCTTTTGTATTATACAAAGTCCAGCACGGAGAGAGCCAGGGGGGTGAGTGCGTGTGTTTGTCTGTATGTtagtaaatcaaatgtatttatatagcccttcgtacatcagctgatatctcaaagtgctgtacagtgtgtgtgcatgttggtgGAAAATGTATGTTCTGGCCTCGTCTGTGAGGTGATAAAATATCACATCTGTCCCCCCGCCTCGTGTGTTTGTTCACTTTGGGGCAGTTCACTACTTTGTTGGTATGTTCTGAAGAGTACAGTATGATGCAGAACCATATTTGAAGCAAGACTGCTGTCctgtgatatggacaccaagcaGGAGATGATTATTGTGGGTTGGTGGTGGGTAACTGGTGGGGGTCATAATAATGACCATTTATATGAACACTTTTTAATGAGGATTGTGTCTTTTGGATGATGGCCGCTGTGCACCCATTGTTGTGCAAACATACTCTGGTGTGCATCTGCTGCTAGAGGTCCATAACAAATGTTTTCATGTACAATTAAAGACAGGTAAAACCAATGTCTCATTGACTTTGTCCTTTAGAAACACGCTGACACACATACTGGTACATTAACATGAAGCTCTAATACATTGTTGAGTCCTTTGACAATATGcaagtgaaatgcttacacaGAATGCCTAACAGAACTCCATTCGAGAGCAGCTACAAGATATCAGTATGAGAGAAGTTGCCTGTGCAAGCTTGTTAGCATACATTCTGTGTCAAGGTGCATATTTCAGCTGAGATGAACCAACTCCCAGCCCTGTGAAAGCCTCCCCGACACGGCAAGCCAGAGACTCACTTTGTTCACTGTTCCTCTCATTCACGTGCTGAGGCATTTCTCAACTAGATGAATAGAAATCTGCGAGTAACCCCGTGATGGATCACACTGTAATCTGAACATCATACAACCTCACCGCACGGAAGAGCCTTACTGTGTTGTCTGCCTTGAATTATCCCTCACGCACTGTCTCCCTGTCTGCTGTCTGTCCCCTGTATCTGGGGAGAACGCCTGGAGATCTCAGAATGCCTtctaaaaaaaaaagggggagatTTGATTTATAATTTTTATGAAACTGTTTAAAGTGAATGTCGGAAATAAGAAGCCACGGTTAGCCAGATATTTAACATCATTGCTGTTGTTGGAGGCCACTTTATGATGGCAGAGCTGCTGCTAGTTTGATGGCCTCATGCATAATTATTCATGCTATTTTGGGGCAGATTGATACCAGTTGCATCATTACAGGGGAACTGTGGACCTGGCAACGGAGCAGTCAACAACAGAGAGCCTTTGTTCATGTCAGTCAGACCACCAGGATATCTCCGTAGCATTTTCATCTACAGTTACACTCCTGTAATGAATCTAACTTCACATCAGGGGAAGTTGTCCATTTAAACTGAAAAGTATTTTCCCATGGGGAGATCCTCGTTATGAAACCCTCACCATATAGGTAACGTGGTGTCACTGTCCCCTACTAAGGAATGGGGAGCGAAGGGTAAGGTTGGGCTGTTCTCTCACAGGTACCATAACTGTAGTGACTCTGAGCTGGAGAGAGCACCTTCACTCAAAATCGAATTATGCCACAGACATTATTAGTAGACCAGATAGTGTTGGCCAGAGTTTAGATCAGGGAGTACATGAATACAAGTAAACACAGTGACCTTGAGAAAGATGACGAATGGAACTCTGCTCACAATGATAACATTTTGTTGAGCGTAATCAGCATGCTCTCATAGTTTGAACAAAGGCACAGTGAACAGAAGCTAATTATTCAGATGATTATTGGAATAAACGTAGCCTCTGAAGGGCATTTTCAGTCGTTTTACAGCAGCAATGGTTGTGTGAGATGTTTTTCGTGGGAGTGATTCTGCCTTAGAGGGGAACATTTGAGAAAGCAGTGTATTGAGAATGAACCACCCAGAGAAGTATATGTCAATAACATCCCTAATAGCAGTGTTGTGCATTTCCACACTAACTTGGAAGTTGGCGTACTGTCAAATGAAAGCTGCATTGCCCACCTGTAATACCTTACTTCATTCTGTGAACTTCTTGTCCATATAAGCTTTTTGATTTGACATTCATTTTAATACGTCATTTATGACACAGTATTGATATTCTGTTCGGCTAGTGTAGAAATTAAAAGAATCACTGAATTCTTGAGTCAAACTGCTCTGTGTTAACAGTAGCTCCTCTGTTCTTCACAGTATGTCAgagccacacacactcacaagtacatatacagtataatagttatatatttatgtattacattacacagtagcagtcaaaagtttggacacgcctactcattcgagggtttttctttgtttgtactattttctacattgtagattcttcaaagtagccaccctttgccttgatgacagctttgcacactcttggcattctctcaaccagcttcatgaggtagtcacctggaatgcatttcaattaacaggtgtgccttgttaaaagttcatttgtggaatttcttaatgtgtttgtgccaatcagttgtgttgtgacaaggtagggttggtatacagaagatagccctatttggtaaaagaccaagtccacattatggcaagaacagctcaaataagcaaagagaaaccacagttcatcattactttaagacatgaaggtcagtcaatccaaaactatgaaataatgtgTGGAATACTCTGTGTATATTCAGTCAATGTatataatattgagttgcacccccctttgccaTTCCCAAGCCACACCTCATTATCTAACACTATCACCATCCAGGTTTATTGTCCAGTACACTGACTTTATGTCAATGTTACGTTGACTGAGAGACCCCTCTGTTTAGCTTCTTTGGGTGCAGCCAGTTCAATCGAGGACAGGCTAACTGAATGAACAACAGAGACCAAGTGCAATATGAAAATGTGTTAAAATTGTTTTGGGGATAGTCTCGCCAGATGATATGATGGCAGGTTGCCAtccctgtgggggggggggggggggggggggcatcaacTGGCATCGAGACCCTCCTGCTGGGAGAAAATTGTTTGAAAATAGCTACCAACTATCCCATAGAGAAGAAACAATATGATATATTATGCTTAGTGGATGAAGATAAAGTGAGCAAGCCTTTCAGACCTCCTTAATGATTGAATTTACATTATCAACTACATTAAGATCTTCAAACTCCACTGCAGCATTGTCTCTGTGTGCCTGATTAATAGGATGTTCACACTGAGGTTTAGAGGTAACACACAGACAGTGAGCAGACACATTAACCCTGTCATTATATTCACCCCCAGGCAGGGAAATCGCCCGAGCCCATGCTGGctcctgtctgtgtgttcctCCACAATACCAGTGAGAGGTATGTCTCCTAGTCCTTTTTTCTCTTTGTGTCCCTCTAGTCTGTCTGCTGACAAAACCTCCAGGGATAAGAGGACATGGTGACCCAGTGACAGCTGCATGTTGTTCCCAGAACATGGGCTGTGAACGGAGCATCTGGACCATGTTGTCTCTGTGTCAACAAACCGTGGGGCTGACGCCACTGACATCACAGGTTTCATAGCCTTGCGTGGTGCAGGAAGTGTTTGAACGGGCAGTTGAATGTCAGTACCATGTTCctccttgtgtgtctgtgtggttgtgggtgtgtgtgggtccGTCTCTGTGTGGGCCAGGTGTCTTCTGAGAAAGCCCCAGCCCACCGTCAGCACCAGCAGGAGAGCCAAGGTCACAGTGGCCAGGCCCCAGCTGGGCTCACCCAGAGCAAGCAGGACGGTGTTGGGGAGGCTAGGGAGACACAGAGTGAGGGAGCTGGTCCTCTCCAGGCAGACCTCCACCCACAGCACCTCCAGTCTCCAGCCCTGACCCCCACAGATGCCACAGACAGCCCACACCAGCAGACAGCAGAAGAAGCCAATGATGTGGGACAGACAACTTCCCTGGTCCtggtcctctctccctcctctctgggtGTCTGTGTCCCAGCTCTGCCCGTTCTCTACCTCCAGTGTCACACCGCCGTGAGGTGCAGGATTTTTACTCTGTTTGTCAACGTCTCCGTCCACTGCTCCGCCACCACACACTTGGGGCCACTGCAACCTCATGGCCGTCTCCACAGCAACCAGAGGTGTGGTCATCAGCAGCACTGCCCAGTAGATGTAGCTGAGGAAGAGCAGGAAGCGCAGGGCGATGACATCAGCGGACATGGAAAATTGAGGTAGCCAGGGCTCTGTAAACCAGAGTACAACCAGGAAGGCTGAGGGACAACaaagatcaatcaatcaaatggaGAAATGTGGAGGATGGGACTGGCAGCATTAGGACACTGAAATAGCCTATAGATATTTTACAtttaagtaatttagcagacactcttatccagagcaactaacagtagtgagtgcatacattttcatactttttcatACTGATCCCCTGTGGGAATTGAATCCAcgaccctggcgttgcaagtaccatgctctaccaactgagtcacacATGACACTATAGGAGTGTAATGGGGAAATGTAAGATCACAAAAGTTCATATTTAGTTTAGAGTGATTAACAGAATGTTTAGCATGTTAATATATTTGCCCTTTCTGTAATACATGACTTCCAGTGTTTGTGACACTCAAGGTGCTGGTTGATGGCCACTAGACTTCATCCTGAAGCTTATGGATTATTCTCATATCTGTTGATAGTAGTTGATACCAGACTGGATGTACAGAGAACAGAGGACCCTGATTATTCActgttgtattgtattgatgACATCCTGTGAACACTGTGTGATTCTGTAACAACGGACAAGGTCACTCACTGCCTTTTCTTTTGACTTCCTACAAAGTGCCTGTTTCCAATGGCATTTTCTCTGCTTCTGTGCTGGGTACGCAGGGTGCTTCTGTGCTGGGTACGCAAGGTGCTTCTGTGCTGAGTATGCAGGGTGCTTCTGTACTGGGTACGCAGGGTGCTTCTGTGCTGGGTACGTAGGGTGCTTCTGTGCTGAGTACGCAGGGGGCTTCTGTGCTGAGTACGCAGGGGGCTTCTGTCCCGGGTACACAGGGGGCTTCTGTGCTGAGTATGCAGGGTGCTTCTGTGCTGAGTACGCAGGGTGCTTCTCTGCTGGGTACGCAGGGTGCTTCTGTGCTGAGTACGCAGGGTGCTTCTGTGCTGAGTACGCAGGGTGCTTCTGTGCTGGGTACGCAGGGTGCTTCTGCTGGGTACGCAGGGTGCTTCTGTGCTGGGTACGCAGGGTGCTTCTGCTGGGTACGCAGGGTGCTTCTGTGCTGGGTACGCAGGGTGCTTCTGTTCCCTGTTGCAACTTGTAATATACCGGCTTGGtgttcatcttaaatcagccataaatccccttgaCAGGGAGAATttaagcttgttgtgtgcaacagatGTGGGgaaattgaatgcaagcttcacaaaaaaaaaatattattaaaatATTTCTAGCATGtctatgtaacggatgtgaaacggctagcttagttagcggtggtgcgcgctaaatagcgtttcaatcggtgacgtcacttgctctgagaccttgaagtagtggttcctcttgctctgcaatggccgtggcttttgtggagcgatgggtaacaatgatTTGAGGGTGACTGGTTCGCgaccgggtatgggcgaggggacggtctaaagttacaCTGTTAcatctatctatgggtaacagggttgacgtgttatgttcaacccactcagttttccaccagaaaacaccagaaaatggccaaaaagaaaagaaccagttcacctgcttTAACACTATCTGATCAATGTTTCtttaaaaacaatatttttttaaataacaacttcaccatattaaaacaagaGTTGACGTTCGAATGAGGGCCATAAATGTATCAGTTCtcacatccaggctgtatcacaaccagccgtgattgggagtcccatagggcagcgcacattTGGCaaagcgtcatctgggtttggccggtgtaggctgtcattgtaaataagaatctgttcttaattaactgacttgcctagttaaataaaggttgaaaaaAATAAAGATCTTTATAAATTACTTCGTAAAAGcaaactagggctttacaatgatagTGAAAACTTTGACATTTTGGCGTTAAGTGGGTTAAAACCTTTCTAGAAGTCAGAAACACATGAGGGGCATGTCAAAATGCTGATTCTAGAAAGTTTTTGTTAATATTTAATAttacgctaaccaggtcgccaggtgcacagtgtttcctccggcgcattggtgcggctggcttccgggttggatgcgtgctgtgttaagaagcagtgcggcttggttgggttgtgtttcggaggacgcatggctttcgaccttcgtctcttccgagcccgtacgggagttgtagcgatgagacaagatagtaactactaacaattggataccacggagAAAAGGGGGTGTAATTttacaaaataaatcaaataaaaaatatcaaagggacacaAAATGTACTCTATTCATGGAACGACCTATTGATTTTTGATTGACACAAAGTCTGCTCTCCTTTTTGTTCAACTGGAAATTCCTATTGCAAGGAGTAACAGGTAGTTGTAGCTCTGATGTACACAGCAAAAATAGGGTTAGAGATGGACACTTACTTGTGACTACGAGGTCTGTGAAGAGCAGCAGGCAGTTGCAGCAGAAGCTGACTGCACTGAGAGAAGCAGTGACCATGGGCAGGAAGAGAAGACTGCAGgccagtttacacacacacaccacagctgcTCCCTCTAACACACCATCCATGACTAAAACAAAACAACACAGACAGAGGACTATATTAAAAACCATTATTGGATTATGAATGGATTATTACTCTGGCTCTTCCCCTTGGAacatactgttgaagtcggaagtttacatacaccttagccaaatacgtttaaactcagtttttcacaattcctgacatttaatcctagtaaaaaaaaaatccctgttttaggtcagttaggatcaccactttattttaagaatgtgaaatgtcagaataatagttgagagaattatttatttcaacttttatttccttcagcacatttccagtgggtcagaagtttacatacacttgggtcaaatgttttgggtagccttccacaagcttctgtcatgacgttggcctagggataggtttatgacagtcataaatacctctttccccctttttcctctctctaccctactgatgttacatttgcaaacccttggttaacatagagattctgggaacatcagtaggtggggggaaatgaacaatattctggtaatccgaccaatgtgcagtggtacttaatgaatatgatgtcaattcggttgtcatctgagacattctcatcaatgataagatgacataaactctaccaTGGAAAGTCTCTGTTGTTCAATTTATATGTTTGAATataattattcgtgatgggatgaaatgtgattttagcttctaaaatgtgagatttgggttttcataagatagggctttgctcaatcagtggcccgcccctgtgaaaggacatgggctataaaacttttcaaacacgccctcctctcccttcctatataagcccttgacgacaatgtaacctcctgttccgaggacgtgaggacgacggtccgatgtcagaatggttcaggtAATAACTatagaacgaagccaacatcagcatgagctttggttgcgaatgatatgaactttgaactcttattcactacagaagtgatacctccttgccattgagttagcaaccgcagctgcaaacgcaggttaggaaggaacaga includes:
- the LOC110494630 gene encoding uncharacterized protein LOC110494630, which translates into the protein MDGVLEGAAVVCVCKLACSLLFLPMVTASLSAVSFCCNCLLLFTDLVVTTFLVVLWFTEPWLPQFSMSADVIALRFLLFLSYIYWAVLLMTTPLVAVETAMRLQWPQVCGGGAVDGDVDKQSKNPAPHGGVTLEVENGQSWDTDTQRGGREDQDQGSCLSHIIGFFCCLLVWAVCGICGGQGWRLEVLWVEVCLERTSSLTLCLPSLPNTVLLALGEPSWGLATVTLALLLVLTVGWGFLRRHLAHTETDPHTPTTTQTHKEEHGTDIQLPVQTLPAPRKAMKPVMSVASAPRFVDTETTWSRCSVHSPCSGNNMQLSLGHHVLLSLEVLSADRLEGHKEKKGLGDIPLTGIVEEHTDRSQHGLGRFPCLGVNIMTGLMCLLTVCVLPLNLSVNILLIRHTETMLQWSLKILM